The Camelina sativa cultivar DH55 unplaced genomic scaffold, Cs unpScaffold03522, whole genome shotgun sequence region TCTCGTTTTCAAGGTCTGACTCAGGTCCCGGCGAGTTCGACTCGgtgattgtttttttccttacaaagaaaaacaaaattaaaaaatcttcttaacgattgatttggtttttttgttttgattgttaGATCTTGAGAATTCAATTGCTGCGGATGGCGAGCGAGCTGATCAATCGGAGACACGAGGCGGATCAACCCACCGCCGATGCTTACTACCCGAAACCAATCAAACCATGGTTCATGGTGACTCGTCCGATGCGTTACTTGCTCCGTGAACAGAGACTTATCTTCGTCCTCGTTGGCATTGCAATCGCCACTTTGGTTTTCACTCTTTTCCCTCGCCCCACACAATCAACCCCTTACTCGGATCCGTTCTCCGGCTACGGAATCAGAACCGACGAATCGTACGTACCGGCTCAGAGGAAACCTAGCCTCGAGTACCTAAACCGGATCGGAGCTACAGGCGGGAAAATCCCACTCGGATTGAAACGCAAAGGACTACGAGTCGTCGTCACCGGTGGTGCTGGAT contains the following coding sequences:
- the LOC104774547 gene encoding UDP-glucuronic acid decarboxylase 2-like, producing MASELINRRHEADQPTADAYYPKPIKPWFMVTRPMRYLLREQRLIFVLVGIAIATLVFTLFPRPTQSTPYSDPFSGYGIRTDESYVPAQRKPSLEYLNRIGATGGKIPLGLKRKGLRVVVTGGAGFVGSHLVDRLMARGDTVIVVDNFFTGRKENVMHHFSNPNFELIRHDVVEPILLEVDQIYHLACPASPVHYKFNPVKTIISFSFF